The Thermoanaerobacterium thermosaccharolyticum DSM 571 region ATCGACCATGAGGAAAGTGACAGCAGTTTCATCAAATACAAAAACTGTTTTCATAGGTGAAAATAACCCAATATGTATAATAGGTGAGAGGATAAATCCGACAGGTAAAAAAAGGCTAAGTGCGGCTATAAAAGAGGGTAAGTTTAATATTCTGTTTGATGAAGCGAGCTCACAGGAAAATTTAGGCGCTGATATGTTGGATATAAATATTGGAGTGCCGGGAATAGATGAAGAGAAGCTAATGCCTTATGTCGTCTCGCAGATTCAAAATATTGTCAATCTGCCGTTGCAGATAGATAGCAGCAATGTCAAAGCAATAGAAAATGCAGTAAGAATAGTAAGAGGAAAGCCGATTATAAACTCTGTAAGCGCAAAAGAAAAAAGCTTACAAGAAGTATTGCCCATTGTTAAAAAGTATGGTACTAACGTTATAGGACTTACAATAAGCGATGAAGGGCTTCCTAGAAATGCGGAGGAAAGGCTTAAAAATGCTGAAAAGATTGTAAAAACAGCCTTTGACTATGGAATACCAAAGGAAGATATTATAATTGATTGCATAGCTCTTACGGTGTCATCGGAGCAGACGGCGGCGATTGAAACTTTAAAGGCAATTAAACTTGTAAAAAGTGAACTTGGTGTAAGCACGATTATTGGACTTAGCAACATATCTTATGGTTTGCCTGAGCGGCAACTTATAAATACTGCATTTCTTGCCATGGCAGCATCATACGGCCTTGATGCAGTGATAGTAAATCCAAACGATAAAATTACGATGGATATATTAAATGCATCAATGGTTTTGACATCTAGGGATGCAAGATGTGAAAAATACATACAGACATATAAAAAAGATGATAAAATCAGCAATATATCCGATGCAACGATTGAAGAAAAACTAAAAAAAGATGCAAGCCAAATGCTTTATAAAAACATACTAGAAGGTAAAAAGGCAGACATAGATAGATTAGTGCTGGAAATACTTAATGAAGGCGTAGAACCATTAAGCATAGTAGATAATACAATAATACCTGCATTGAAGGATGTAGGAGACAAGTACGATAAGGGAATATATTTTCTACCGCAGCTTTTAAACTCCGCTGAAGTTGTAGAAAGCGCTTTTAAAGTTTTAAAAGAAAAGATGCCAAAAGGAATGGGATCTAAAGGCAAAATAATACTTGCTACAGTAGAAGGCGACATACACGACATAGGTAAAAATATAGTCAAAGTCCTTCTTGAAAATTACGGGTACGAGGTAATAGATCTTGGGAAAGATGTGAAACCATCTACTATAGTTGACGAACTGAAGCGGACGAAAGCACCGCTTGTAGGGCTTAGTGCCTTAATGACTACGACGCTTAAC contains the following coding sequences:
- a CDS encoding homocysteine S-methyltransferase family protein, with the translated sequence MDILKNLKNSVIVFDGAMGTMLQMKGLKTGECPEYYNITHPDIVYEIHKSYIDAGADVIETNTFGANRIKLKAYNLSGDVPLIVRSAVKIAKKAAGDKAVALSMGPIGELMEPFGKLTFDEAYNAFSEVAVEGEKAGADLALIETMSDILEAKAAILAVKENTNLKVICTMTFQEDGRTLMGTDPVTAVVSLQGLGLDAIGVNCSTGPDMMADIVKKMSEVARIPILAQPNAGMPHLKDGKTFYNVSPEQFVHQSKKLLECGASIVGGCCGTTPEFIKLLKNDVYNVEHKSTMRKVTAVSSNTKTVFIGENNPICIIGERINPTGKKRLSAAIKEGKFNILFDEASSQENLGADMLDINIGVPGIDEEKLMPYVVSQIQNIVNLPLQIDSSNVKAIENAVRIVRGKPIINSVSAKEKSLQEVLPIVKKYGTNVIGLTISDEGLPRNAEERLKNAEKIVKTAFDYGIPKEDIIIDCIALTVSSEQTAAIETLKAIKLVKSELGVSTIIGLSNISYGLPERQLINTAFLAMAASYGLDAVIVNPNDKITMDILNASMVLTSRDARCEKYIQTYKKDDKISNISDATIEEKLKKDASQMLYKNILEGKKADIDRLVLEILNEGVEPLSIVDNTIIPALKDVGDKYDKGIYFLPQLLNSAEVVESAFKVLKEKMPKGMGSKGKIILATVEGDIHDIGKNIVKVLLENYGYEVIDLGKDVKPSTIVDELKRTKAPLVGLSALMTTTLNNMEKTIKILRKEHDVKIMVGGAVLTKDYAMKIGADYYGANAQEAVRIADKVFSELNKE